The following are encoded together in the Flavobacterium haoranii genome:
- a CDS encoding ABC-F family ATP-binding cassette domain-containing protein, whose protein sequence is MITVNDIAVEFGGTTLFSEVTFAINENDKIALMGKNGAGKSTLLKIVAGVNKPTRGGISAPSDAVIAYLPQHLLTSDDCTVMEETSKAFADVLNMKKEIDEINDQLTIRTDYESDEYMKLIERVSELSEKFYAIEEVNYEAEVEKVLKGLGFEREDFIRKTSEFSGGWRMRIELAKILLKKPDLILLDEPTNHLDMDSIQWLEDFLVNQAKAVMVISHDRAFVDNITNRTIEVTMGRIYDYKAKYSDYLVLRQDRRIHQQKAYDEQQKFIAENQAFIERFRGTFSKTEQVQSRVRMLEKLVLVEVDEVDTSALKLKFPPSPRSGQYPVVVEDLSKTYGDHVVFNNANMVIERGQKVAFVGKNGEGKSTMIKAIMGEIEHDSGKMEIGHNAKIGYFAQNQAALLDGESTVFDTIDRIAVGDIRTKIKDMLGAFMFSGDDIQKKVKVLSGGERTRLAMIKLLLEPVNVLILDEPTNHLDMKTKDIIKDALKDFDGTLILVSHDRDFLDGLVTKVFEFGNKRVREHFEDIKGFLEHKKMENLKEIEK, encoded by the coding sequence ATGATTACAGTTAACGACATTGCAGTTGAATTTGGTGGAACTACTCTATTTAGTGAAGTAACTTTCGCAATTAATGAAAATGATAAAATTGCCCTAATGGGTAAAAATGGAGCAGGAAAATCGACTCTTTTAAAAATTGTTGCAGGTGTAAATAAACCAACAAGAGGAGGAATTTCAGCTCCTAGTGATGCTGTTATTGCTTATTTGCCACAGCATTTATTAACTTCTGATGATTGTACTGTTATGGAAGAAACATCAAAAGCATTTGCTGATGTTTTAAATATGAAGAAAGAAATTGATGAAATAAACGACCAATTAACTATTCGTACCGATTATGAAAGTGATGAATATATGAAGTTAATTGAACGTGTATCAGAACTTTCAGAAAAATTTTATGCTATTGAAGAAGTTAATTATGAAGCTGAGGTAGAAAAAGTTTTAAAAGGTTTAGGTTTTGAACGTGAAGATTTTATACGAAAAACTTCTGAGTTTTCAGGTGGATGGAGAATGAGAATAGAGTTAGCAAAAATCTTATTAAAGAAACCCGATTTAATTCTATTGGATGAGCCTACTAATCACTTAGATATGGATAGTATTCAATGGTTAGAAGATTTCTTAGTAAACCAAGCTAAAGCTGTAATGGTAATTTCTCACGATAGAGCATTTGTTGATAATATTACAAACCGTACTATCGAAGTTACAATGGGTAGAATTTATGATTACAAAGCAAAATATTCTGATTATTTAGTTTTACGTCAAGATAGGAGAATTCATCAACAAAAAGCTTACGATGAACAACAAAAGTTCATAGCGGAAAATCAGGCATTTATAGAACGTTTTAGAGGAACATTTTCAAAAACTGAACAAGTACAATCTCGTGTTCGTATGTTGGAAAAATTAGTTTTAGTAGAGGTAGACGAAGTAGATACTTCGGCATTAAAATTAAAGTTTCCACCATCACCAAGAAGTGGACAATATCCTGTTGTAGTTGAAGATTTATCGAAAACTTATGGAGATCATGTCGTTTTCAATAATGCCAATATGGTAATTGAACGTGGGCAAAAAGTAGCTTTTGTAGGTAAAAACGGTGAAGGTAAATCGACTATGATTAAAGCTATTATGGGTGAAATTGAGCATGACAGTGGAAAAATGGAAATTGGCCATAATGCCAAAATTGGATATTTTGCTCAAAATCAAGCTGCGTTGTTAGATGGAGAGTCAACTGTTTTTGATACTATCGATAGAATTGCGGTTGGTGATATTCGTACTAAAATTAAAGACATGTTAGGAGCATTTATGTTTAGTGGCGATGATATTCAAAAGAAAGTAAAAGTACTTTCTGGAGGAGAAAGAACACGTTTGGCAATGATTAAATTGTTATTAGAACCAGTAAACGTTTTAATTCTCGATGAGCCCACTAACCATTTAGATATGAAAACTAAAGATATTATAAAAGATGCTTTAAAGGATTTTGACGGGACATTGATTTTAGTTTCTCACGATCGTGATTTCTTAGATGGTTTGGTTACTAAAGTTTTTGAATTTGGAAATAAAAGAGTAAGAGAACATTTTGAAGATATTAAAGGTTTCTTGGAACACAAGAAAATGGAAAATTTAAAAGAGATTGAGAAGTAG
- a CDS encoding YceI family protein — protein sequence MKKIALIALAFSIFAVSCKKEEKVETPVEETPVETGLKIVNDSTKVSWTAYKTTEKVAVGGSFTEITLKDTQNGKTPEEVLEGARFSIPVSSVFTNNPERDGKLKEFFFMVMKDPEFLGGEIHFKEGNTVLALTINGITKDVPVTTAFENNKFTVNGTLNLEDFGAQDAVASLNKACFDLHKGADGVSKTWSEVAISGSVLFE from the coding sequence ATGAAAAAGATAGCTTTAATTGCTTTAGCATTTTCAATATTTGCTGTTAGCTGTAAAAAAGAAGAAAAAGTTGAAACTCCAGTTGAAGAAACTCCAGTTGAAACAGGATTGAAAATTGTAAACGATTCGACAAAAGTGAGTTGGACTGCATACAAGACTACAGAAAAAGTTGCTGTAGGTGGAAGTTTTACTGAAATTACTTTAAAAGATACACAAAACGGAAAAACTCCAGAAGAAGTTTTAGAAGGTGCAAGATTTTCAATTCCTGTAAGTAGCGTTTTTACAAACAATCCAGAACGTGATGGAAAACTAAAAGAATTTTTCTTTATGGTTATGAAAGATCCTGAATTTTTAGGAGGTGAAATTCACTTTAAAGAAGGCAATACCGTTTTAGCTTTAACTATAAATGGAATTACTAAAGATGTTCCTGTAACAACAGCTTTTGAAAATAATAAATTTACAGTAAACGGAACTCTTAATTTAGAAGATTTTGGTGCTCAAGATGCTGTGGCTTCTTTAAATAAAGCTTGTTTTGATTTACATAAAGGTGCTGATGGAGTTAGTAAAACTTGGAGTGAAGTTGCTATTTCAGGTTCAGTTTTATTTGAATAA
- a CDS encoding putative signal transducing protein has translation MEEIKVFSGSEIEALAVRQKLEERGVEPIIRNGFESARLAGFGNSDASVELYVTNEDYEKIKDLVE, from the coding sequence ATGGAAGAAATTAAAGTATTTTCAGGAAGCGAAATTGAAGCTTTAGCAGTAAGACAAAAATTAGAAGAAAGAGGTGTTGAACCAATTATTAGAAATGGTTTTGAATCGGCTCGATTAGCGGGTTTTGGAAATTCTGATGCTTCAGTCGAGTTATATGTAACGAATGAAGATTACGAAAAAATTAAAGATTTAGTAGAGTGA
- a CDS encoding DEAD/DEAH box helicase → MQLKKINTNLQKALIENGLTEANELQEETFSPIKSGVDLVIQGDKDSGKTTALVLNIIHKLKEPLEESPRALIMVENKEQVLALVELFERLNKYNKLRVYATHDKTDLDEDKNQISIGIDVLIGTPNRLNEMFSGAGFNVNRLQVVAFDDFDILLKNRYESTILRLLMSIEKGQRIFFCSQITERVEAVALSDEEREPMFLEME, encoded by the coding sequence ATGCAATTAAAAAAAATAAATACAAATCTTCAAAAAGCTTTAATCGAAAATGGTTTAACCGAAGCAAATGAATTACAAGAAGAAACATTTTCACCCATTAAAAGTGGTGTCGATTTGGTAATTCAAGGCGATAAAGATTCAGGAAAAACAACTGCACTCGTTCTTAATATTATTCATAAACTTAAAGAACCATTAGAAGAATCTCCCAGGGCTTTAATAATGGTAGAAAATAAAGAGCAAGTTTTGGCTTTAGTCGAACTTTTTGAACGTTTAAATAAATATAATAAGCTAAGAGTTTACGCAACTCATGATAAAACAGATTTAGACGAAGATAAAAATCAAATATCTATTGGTATTGATGTTCTAATTGGAACTCCAAATAGGCTTAATGAAATGTTTTCAGGAGCAGGTTTTAATGTAAATAGATTACAGGTGGTCGCTTTTGACGATTTTGATATTCTCTTGAAAAATAGATATGAGTCAACTATTTTAAGATTATTAATGAGTATAGAAAAAGGGCAACGTATATTTTTCTGCTCACAAATAACAGAACGTGTTGAAGCTGTCGCATTATCTGATGAAGAACGCGAACCAATGTTTTTAGAAATGGAATAA
- a CDS encoding sigma-54-dependent transcriptional regulator, translating into MPKILVIEDEAAIRRVLSKILSEENDTYEVDEAEDGFQGVEKIKAEDYDLVLCDIKMPKMDGIEVLEAVKKIKPEVPMVMISGHGDLETAVNTMRLGAFDYISKPPDLNRLLNTVRNALDRKQLVVENKILKKKVSKNYEMIGDSDAINHIKEMIDKVAPTDARVLITGPNGTGKELVAHQLHEKSNRSSNAIVEVNCAAIPSELIESELFGHVKGAFTSAVKDRAGKFEAANGGTIFLDEIGDMSLPAQAKVLRALQENLIQRVGADKDIKVDVRVIAATNKDLKKEIEEGRFREDLYHRLAVILIKVPALNDRRSDIPQLLNHFANKIAEEQGSAVKTFSDKAVKLLQEYDWTGNIRELRNVVERLIILGGTEISESDVKMFASK; encoded by the coding sequence ATGCCTAAAATACTTGTTATTGAAGACGAAGCTGCAATTCGTCGGGTTCTAAGCAAAATTTTATCGGAAGAAAATGATACCTACGAAGTTGATGAAGCCGAAGACGGATTTCAAGGTGTTGAAAAAATAAAAGCTGAAGATTATGATTTAGTACTTTGCGATATTAAAATGCCTAAAATGGATGGTATTGAGGTATTGGAAGCCGTAAAAAAAATTAAGCCCGAAGTACCAATGGTGATGATTTCTGGTCATGGAGATTTGGAAACGGCTGTTAATACGATGCGCTTAGGAGCTTTTGATTATATCTCTAAACCACCCGATTTAAATAGATTATTAAATACGGTTCGTAATGCTTTAGACAGAAAACAATTAGTAGTTGAGAATAAAATTCTTAAGAAAAAGGTTTCTAAAAATTACGAAATGATTGGCGACAGTGATGCGATTAATCATATAAAAGAAATGATTGATAAGGTTGCGCCTACTGATGCTCGTGTTTTAATTACGGGTCCAAATGGAACAGGAAAAGAATTAGTTGCCCATCAATTACACGAAAAAAGTAATCGTTCTAGTAATGCTATTGTTGAAGTAAATTGTGCTGCAATTCCATCTGAATTAATTGAAAGTGAATTATTTGGTCATGTTAAAGGCGCTTTCACCTCGGCAGTTAAAGATAGAGCTGGAAAGTTTGAAGCAGCAAATGGCGGAACTATTTTCTTGGATGAAATTGGCGATATGAGTTTGCCTGCACAAGCAAAAGTTTTAAGAGCATTACAAGAAAATTTAATTCAACGTGTAGGAGCCGATAAAGATATTAAAGTTGATGTCCGTGTTATTGCAGCTACAAATAAAGATTTAAAGAAGGAGATTGAGGAAGGTCGTTTTAGAGAGGATTTATACCACAGATTAGCAGTAATTCTTATTAAAGTTCCTGCATTAAATGATAGAAGAAGTGATATTCCACAATTGTTGAATCATTTTGCAAATAAAATTGCTGAAGAACAAGGTAGTGCAGTAAAAACATTTTCAGATAAAGCTGTAAAATTATTACAAGAATACGATTGGACAGGAAATATTAGAGAATTAAGAAATGTAGTAGAGCGTTTAATAATCCTAGGTGGAACAGAAATTTCTGAGTCAGATGTAAAAATGTTCGCAAGTAAATAA
- a CDS encoding mechanosensitive ion channel family protein, producing MKKEIIDFLTFRIIDTDSIKFTVYNLILLILALSLTGFVLKFVRKIVTRKLPLEDQNKFVSVFQFAKYIVYVFVIIFTLDSSGVNVNVFLTASAAIFVGVGFALQTFFQDIISGILIILDQSLHVGDIIEVNDKVGQVKEIKLRTTRMVTRNDRVMIIPNHIFMTDPLFNWTQNSRTNREQVAIGVAYGTDVQLVKKLLEDCVKQVEGVVQYENITVLFEDFADSSLNFTVNFFVENGMKSPKIKSDIRFKIDAAFKQNNISIPFPQRDIHIISK from the coding sequence ATGAAAAAAGAGATTATAGATTTTCTAACCTTTAGAATTATAGATACAGATTCTATAAAGTTTACTGTTTATAATCTCATTTTGCTAATCTTAGCTTTATCCTTAACCGGATTTGTACTAAAGTTTGTTAGAAAAATCGTTACAAGAAAATTACCATTAGAGGATCAAAATAAGTTTGTTAGTGTTTTTCAATTTGCAAAGTATATTGTTTACGTTTTTGTAATCATTTTTACTTTAGATTCTTCTGGTGTTAATGTAAATGTGTTCTTAACAGCTTCAGCTGCAATATTTGTGGGTGTTGGTTTTGCATTACAAACTTTCTTCCAAGATATTATTTCGGGGATATTAATTATTTTAGACCAATCTCTTCATGTTGGCGATATAATTGAAGTAAACGATAAAGTAGGTCAAGTTAAAGAAATAAAATTGCGCACAACCCGAATGGTTACCCGAAACGATAGAGTTATGATTATTCCTAATCATATATTCATGACTGATCCACTTTTTAATTGGACACAAAATTCGAGAACTAATAGAGAACAAGTAGCCATTGGAGTAGCTTATGGAACTGATGTTCAATTGGTAAAAAAACTGTTAGAAGACTGTGTTAAACAAGTAGAAGGAGTTGTTCAGTATGAAAATATAACTGTTTTATTTGAAGATTTTGCCGACTCTTCTTTAAACTTTACTGTAAATTTCTTTGTCGAAAACGGAATGAAAAGCCCTAAAATTAAAAGTGATATTCGTTTCAAAATCGACGCTGCTTTCAAGCAAAATAATATTTCAATACCATTTCCACAACGAGATATTCATATTATTTCGAAGTAA
- a CDS encoding ABC transporter permease: protein MSKLALIIKREFIAKVRNKSFIVMTFLSPLLFVGMGVLIGYLASMNKDSVTKIAIYDEVGYLKNDFKSDKFTQYTDLSLMPFEVAKDTASKSYAGLLFIPKVDSIQQLKEKVEYISEDSPSIEFISDVETVIDSALTTDNLKKLGFDAGKIESAKVNSSLKLSKFSGGESLKGLNEIKVAIGGIMGYLIMMFIIIYGNFVMRSVIEEKTNRIIEIIISSVKPFQLMMGKIIGNSLAGILQFLIWVVVGLVLMFVAQNFFGLQMGSGAVNPESVQIAQQSADFSKLQLYITEIMNLPLGLMISCFIIYFIGGYFLYSSLYAAIGAAVDSETDSQQFLLPIIMPLMLGVYIGFFTVINDPHGTVATVFSIIPFTSPIVMLMRIPFLEPEHYWQLILSIVLLFATFTLVVWFASKIYRVGILMYGKKPTWAELFKWLKY from the coding sequence ATGAGTAAGTTAGCTTTAATAATTAAAAGAGAGTTTATTGCAAAAGTTCGTAATAAATCTTTTATTGTAATGACTTTTTTAAGTCCGCTTTTATTTGTTGGAATGGGAGTTCTTATTGGATATTTGGCCTCAATGAATAAAGATTCTGTAACTAAAATTGCTATCTATGATGAAGTAGGTTATCTAAAGAACGATTTTAAAAGTGATAAATTCACGCAATATACCGATTTGTCTCTAATGCCATTCGAAGTTGCAAAAGATACCGCAAGTAAAAGTTATGCAGGTTTATTATTTATTCCAAAAGTAGATTCTATTCAACAATTAAAGGAAAAAGTAGAATACATTTCAGAAGATAGCCCAAGTATTGAGTTTATTTCTGATGTGGAAACAGTTATCGATTCAGCTTTAACTACAGATAATTTAAAAAAACTAGGTTTTGATGCCGGAAAAATAGAATCGGCAAAAGTAAACTCATCATTAAAATTATCTAAATTTTCTGGTGGAGAAAGTTTAAAAGGATTAAATGAAATAAAAGTAGCTATTGGTGGAATAATGGGTTACCTTATTATGATGTTTATTATCATTTATGGAAATTTTGTAATGCGCAGTGTTATTGAAGAAAAAACAAATCGTATTATAGAAATTATTATTTCATCGGTAAAACCTTTCCAATTGATGATGGGTAAAATTATTGGGAATTCACTAGCTGGAATTTTACAATTTTTAATTTGGGTTGTCGTTGGATTAGTTTTAATGTTTGTTGCTCAAAATTTCTTTGGACTTCAAATGGGATCAGGTGCTGTTAATCCAGAATCAGTTCAAATAGCTCAACAATCAGCCGATTTTTCAAAATTACAATTGTATATAACAGAAATAATGAATTTACCTTTAGGTTTAATGATTTCTTGTTTCATCATTTACTTTATTGGTGGTTATTTCTTATATAGTTCATTATACGCAGCTATTGGTGCGGCAGTAGATTCAGAAACCGATTCTCAACAGTTTTTATTACCTATTATAATGCCTTTAATGCTAGGTGTTTATATCGGATTTTTTACAGTAATTAACGACCCTCATGGAACCGTTGCAACTGTATTTTCAATAATTCCTTTTACATCTCCTATTGTAATGTTAATGAGAATTCCATTTCTTGAACCAGAACATTATTGGCAATTAATACTTTCTATAGTTTTATTATTTGCTACCTTTACTTTAGTAGTTTGGTTTGCATCAAAAATATACCGAGTAGGAATTTTAATGTATGGTAAAAAACCAACGTGGGCAGAATTGTTCAAATGGCTTAAATATTAA
- a CDS encoding ABC transporter ATP-binding protein, with the protein MSNILEVQNVVKQYGDYRALNDVSLHVPKGSIYGLLGPNGAGKTSLIRIINQITMPDSGKVLLDGELLNPNHVQFIGYLPEERGLYKTMKVGEQCLYLAQLKGMSKQEAQKQLKYWFDKFDIGSWWNKKIQELSKGMAQKVQFIVTVLHQPKLLILDEPFSGFDPVNANLIKDEIIELNKNGTSVIFSTHRMESVEEMCDYIALIHKSNKLIEGKLEDVKREYRSNTFQVGILSNNVEGLMYQLTQKFTVGQTNFKSLNDELKLEVQLGDHSSNDLLSVLTSNGQVTHFVEKIPSVNDIFIQTVSQK; encoded by the coding sequence ATGAGCAATATTCTTGAAGTTCAAAATGTTGTAAAACAGTATGGCGATTACCGCGCTTTAAATGATGTTTCACTTCATGTTCCTAAAGGAAGTATATATGGTTTACTAGGGCCAAATGGTGCCGGAAAGACTTCTTTAATTAGAATTATCAACCAAATTACAATGCCCGATTCTGGTAAAGTTTTACTAGATGGAGAATTGTTAAATCCTAATCATGTTCAATTTATTGGTTACTTGCCAGAAGAACGCGGCTTGTATAAAACCATGAAAGTTGGCGAGCAATGTTTGTATTTGGCTCAGTTAAAAGGGATGTCGAAACAAGAGGCTCAAAAACAATTAAAATATTGGTTCGATAAATTTGATATTGGCAGTTGGTGGAATAAAAAAATTCAAGAACTTTCAAAAGGTATGGCTCAAAAAGTACAGTTCATTGTAACGGTTCTGCATCAACCAAAATTATTAATATTAGACGAACCATTTTCGGGTTTCGATCCTGTAAATGCTAATTTAATTAAGGACGAAATCATTGAGTTAAATAAAAATGGAACTTCAGTTATTTTTTCAACACACCGAATGGAAAGTGTTGAAGAAATGTGTGATTATATCGCTTTAATTCACAAATCTAATAAGTTAATCGAAGGTAAATTAGAAGATGTAAAACGTGAGTACAGAAGTAATACTTTTCAAGTAGGAATTCTTTCTAATAATGTTGAAGGGTTAATGTACCAACTTACTCAAAAATTTACTGTTGGTCAAACTAATTTTAAATCATTAAACGACGAATTAAAATTAGAAGTTCAATTAGGAGATCATAGTTCAAATGATTTATTATCTGTTTTAACTTCAAACGGACAAGTAACTCATTTTGTTGAGAAAATTCCAAGTGTAAACGATATTTTTATTCAAACTGTAAGCCAAAAATAA
- the dnaJ gene encoding molecular chaperone DnaJ, whose protein sequence is MSKKDYYEILGISKGASAEEIKKAYRKKAIQYHPDKNPGDKEAEENFKMAAEAYEVLSDADKKARYDQYGHAAFDGAGGFGGGHHMNMDDIFSQFGDIFGSAFGGGFSGFGGGFSGGGQRRVKGSNLRIKVKLTLEEIVNGVEKKVKVKRKVQAKGVTYKTCPTCNGSGQIMKVANTILGRMQTATTCTTCSGSGQILDHKPSGADAYGMIMEDDTVSIKIPAGVVDGMQLKVSGKGNEAPGSNSIPGDLIVAIEEQEHEFLKREGENLHYDLYISIAEAALGVSKEIEAVGGKVRIKLDEGIQSGKILRLRGKGVPSLNGYGNGDLLVHVNVWTPKKLSKEQKEFFEKMLNDENFKPSPEKDDKSFFEKVKDMFS, encoded by the coding sequence ATGAGTAAGAAAGACTATTACGAAATATTAGGAATCTCAAAAGGTGCATCTGCCGAAGAAATAAAGAAAGCATATCGTAAAAAAGCTATTCAATATCATCCTGATAAAAACCCTGGTGATAAAGAAGCAGAAGAAAACTTTAAAATGGCGGCAGAAGCTTATGAGGTATTGAGCGATGCTGATAAAAAAGCGCGTTACGATCAATATGGTCATGCAGCATTTGATGGAGCAGGCGGATTTGGCGGCGGTCATCACATGAATATGGATGATATTTTTAGTCAATTCGGAGATATTTTTGGTAGTGCTTTTGGTGGCGGATTTTCAGGTTTCGGCGGCGGATTTTCAGGTGGTGGACAACGCAGAGTTAAAGGAAGTAACTTACGAATTAAAGTAAAACTTACACTTGAGGAAATTGTAAATGGAGTTGAGAAAAAAGTAAAAGTAAAACGTAAAGTTCAAGCGAAAGGAGTAACCTATAAAACATGTCCTACTTGTAATGGTTCTGGACAAATAATGAAGGTTGCTAATACTATTTTAGGACGTATGCAAACAGCGACTACGTGTACAACATGTAGTGGTTCTGGTCAAATTTTAGATCATAAACCAAGTGGTGCTGATGCTTACGGAATGATAATGGAAGATGATACAGTTTCTATCAAAATTCCTGCAGGCGTTGTTGATGGTATGCAGTTAAAAGTATCAGGTAAAGGTAACGAGGCACCAGGAAGTAATAGTATTCCAGGAGATTTAATTGTTGCTATCGAAGAACAAGAACACGAGTTTTTAAAACGTGAAGGAGAAAATCTTCACTACGATTTATATATAAGTATAGCAGAAGCTGCTTTAGGCGTTTCAAAAGAAATTGAAGCTGTTGGTGGTAAAGTTAGAATTAAACTTGATGAAGGTATTCAATCTGGTAAAATTTTACGCTTAAGAGGAAAAGGAGTGCCAAGTTTAAACGGTTACGGAAATGGAGATTTGTTAGTACACGTTAATGTGTGGACGCCTAAAAAACTATCAAAAGAGCAGAAAGAATTTTTTGAAAAAATGCTAAACGATGAAAATTTTAAACCTTCTCCAGAAAAAGACGATAAATCTTTTTTTGAAAAAGTAAAAGATATGTTTTCATAA
- a CDS encoding nucleotide exchange factor GrpE, translating into MSQENTENIEKDNIQQENQEIPQPELTVEEKLQEELANEKDKFLRLFAEFENFKKRTTKERIDLFKTANQEVLQAMLPVLDDFDRAWSQISKSEDEALVKGVELIHEKLKSTLTSKGLELVEIKVGDSFDADFAEAITQIPAPSEDLKGKIVDVIEKGYKLGDKIIRFPKVVIGN; encoded by the coding sequence ATGAGTCAAGAAAATACAGAAAACATAGAAAAAGATAACATTCAACAAGAGAATCAAGAAATTCCACAGCCAGAACTGACAGTAGAAGAGAAGCTTCAAGAAGAATTAGCAAACGAAAAAGATAAATTTTTACGTTTATTTGCAGAGTTTGAAAATTTTAAGAAGAGAACTACTAAAGAAAGAATTGATTTATTTAAAACTGCAAATCAAGAAGTTTTACAAGCAATGTTACCTGTTTTGGATGATTTTGATAGAGCTTGGTCACAAATTTCTAAATCAGAAGATGAAGCACTTGTTAAAGGTGTAGAATTAATTCATGAGAAATTGAAATCTACTTTGACTTCAAAAGGATTAGAATTAGTAGAAATTAAAGTTGGAGATAGTTTTGATGCAGATTTTGCTGAAGCAATAACGCAAATACCAGCTCCTTCAGAAGATTTAAAAGGAAAAATTGTAGATGTAATTGAAAAAGGTTACAAATTAGGAGACAAAATTATTCGTTTTCCTAAAGTGGTAATTGGAAATTAA
- a CDS encoding TIGR01777 family oxidoreductase, with amino-acid sequence MKVLVTGATGLIGSELVKLLLQNGVHVHYLTTSKSKLEKEENFKGFYWNPASGEIDANAFEEVETIIHLAGESISNRWTSTNKQKIIESRVLSTRLLYQFLSKNSHNVNHFIAASAIGIYPNSLEKVHTEEDLEVDNSFLGYVVAKWEDEVDTISKLDIKVAKIRTGLVLSSKGGALLELIKPIKLGLGAALGTGNQYQSWIHIYDLVHMYHFVLQNKLEGIYNAVSPYPISNEGLTQAIAKQISKPLFLPNVPKIVLKIILGEMHYLLIASQNVSAKKILKKGFQFKYATIEKALQNLLPLKR; translated from the coding sequence ATGAAAGTTTTAGTAACAGGTGCAACAGGTTTAATTGGAAGCGAATTAGTAAAATTATTGCTTCAAAACGGAGTGCATGTTCATTACTTAACCACATCTAAATCCAAGTTAGAGAAAGAAGAAAATTTTAAAGGCTTTTATTGGAATCCAGCAAGTGGAGAAATAGATGCTAATGCTTTCGAAGAAGTTGAAACAATTATTCATTTGGCAGGTGAATCTATTTCAAATAGATGGACGTCCACCAACAAACAAAAAATTATAGAGAGTAGAGTACTTTCTACACGATTATTATATCAATTTTTATCTAAAAATAGTCATAACGTTAATCATTTTATTGCAGCTTCAGCCATTGGGATTTATCCTAATAGTTTAGAAAAAGTTCATACTGAGGAAGATCTAGAGGTCGATAATTCTTTTTTAGGATATGTAGTTGCTAAGTGGGAAGATGAGGTCGATACAATTTCTAAATTAGACATTAAAGTTGCAAAGATTAGAACAGGTTTAGTGCTTTCTAGTAAAGGGGGCGCTTTGTTAGAATTAATAAAACCCATTAAGTTAGGTTTAGGAGCCGCATTAGGAACTGGAAATCAATATCAATCTTGGATACATATTTATGATTTAGTTCATATGTATCATTTTGTGTTGCAAAATAAACTAGAAGGAATTTATAATGCTGTTTCGCCTTATCCCATTTCAAATGAAGGTTTAACTCAAGCGATTGCTAAACAAATTTCTAAGCCGCTATTTTTACCTAATGTTCCTAAAATTGTACTTAAAATAATTTTAGGAGAAATGCATTACTTATTAATTGCAAGTCAGAACGTTAGTGCAAAAAAAATATTAAAAAAAGGATTCCAATTTAAATATGCAACTATAGAAAAAGCATTACAAAACTTATTGCCATTAAAAAGGTAG
- a CDS encoding DUF4442 domain-containing protein, producing MQFTPSKLNTFMFFKLPSAYWSGVRVKSISPETCQVQVKHKWMNQNPFNSMYFAVQAMAAEFTTGALVMYQIKESGKSISMLVAQNKAVFTKKATGLITFKCVEGNLIKETIDKAVATGEGQTIWLTSIGVNEKGEQVSEMKFEWTVRVRS from the coding sequence ATGCAGTTTACACCGTCAAAATTGAACACATTTATGTTTTTTAAATTACCTTCTGCTTATTGGAGTGGCGTAAGAGTAAAAAGCATTTCACCAGAAACTTGTCAGGTGCAAGTAAAACACAAATGGATGAACCAAAACCCATTTAACTCAATGTATTTTGCCGTTCAAGCTATGGCTGCCGAATTTACAACTGGAGCTTTAGTAATGTATCAAATAAAAGAAAGTGGTAAAAGTATTTCGATGCTTGTTGCTCAAAATAAGGCGGTTTTTACAAAAAAGGCGACAGGTTTAATTACTTTTAAATGTGTCGAAGGAAATTTAATTAAAGAAACTATCGATAAAGCTGTTGCGACAGGTGAAGGGCAAACGATTTGGTTAACATCAATTGGTGTAAACGAAAAAGGGGAACAAGTTTCCGAAATGAAATTTGAATGGACAGTAAGGGTTAGAAGTTAA